From Juglans regia cultivar Chandler chromosome 6, Walnut 2.0, whole genome shotgun sequence, the proteins below share one genomic window:
- the LOC108987619 gene encoding uncharacterized protein LOC108987619, translated as MAIVGGGIYELKEDTDVQTQIAALTSRLGLMEMDKVKAMKTVERCSIYADSNHKTQDCPIIPPGQSPPPSQQPFHQAAPQHQYQPYQSSQSYPFIAPPGFQPHVTAQSSQPQSSVKKSLDNSMTQMANTLKQFMQIQATTNNQNTQAINELRGTINKINTTLSTQEKRKFPAQPQPNPQWQQQRQVHNVSDEVFETSKVVLTLRNGKEVPQPEMTMDRQEVAPTPEDATETDEAEKEPEVVRPELKKSVSVDAETSRGYQPVVPYPRRLVAGQKNKYYTKIQEIFKQVKINIPLLDAIQQVPSYTKFLKDLCTVKMKLNVKNKAFLMEQVSALILSETPKKFGDPGSPNISIMIFSVYEQLGLCELKNTSIKVQLSDRSVKAPRGIVENVLVQPATAIYQASIILGCQFLATSNTLINCRSGVLKLTFGNMTLEMNVFNTCKILGDCNESEVHVVEVISEFEEIKREAYDNSHLAKERMKALHDKKIHDKHLVLDPKVLLYNSRLHLFPRKPESRWKGPYIVKKVHPHGAVDIVNPKNENSFTVNGQRLKTFLKIFDPHEKILLVQDSSEVF; from the exons ATGGCTATTGTTGGTGGGGGCATATATGAGCTTAAGGAGGACACTGACGTTCAAACCCAAATAGCTGCATTGACTAGTAGATTAGGGCTCATGGAGATGGACAAGGTGAAGGCCATGAAAACAGTAGAGAGATGCTCTATATACGCTGATTCAAAccacaagacccaagattgcccGATTATACCA cCTGGCCAGTCTCCACCACCTTCTCAGCAGCCATTTCATCAGGCTGCTCCTCAACACCAGTATCAGCCATATCAAAGTTCTCAGAGCTATCCTTTTATAGCACCTCCAGGATTTCAGCCTCATGTAACTGCACAGAGTTCTCAGCCTCAATCATCTGTGAAGAAGTCTCTCGATAACAGTATGACACAGATGGCCAATACACTTAAGCAATTCATGCAGATTCAGGCCACCACAAACAATCAAAACACTCAGGCCATAAATGAATTGCGGGGcaccatcaataaaataaacacaacatTGAGCactcaagaaaaaagaaaatttccaGCACAGCCTCAACCTAATCCTCAATGGCAACAACAACGGCAAGTGCATAATGTCTCAGATGAGGTTTTTGAGACATCGAAGGTCGTTCTTACTTTGAGAAATGGAAAGGAAGTTCCCCAACCAGAGATGACTATGGACAGACAAGAAGTTGCTCCTACACCTGAAGATGCAACCGAGACTGATGAGGCTGAAAAAGAACCAGAGGTAGTGAGACCAGAACTGAAAAAGTCTGTGAGTGTAGATGCTGAAACTAGTAGGGGGTACCAACCGGTGGTTCCCTATCCTCGGAGATTGGTAGCtggccaaaagaacaaatactACACTAAGATTCAGGAGATCttcaagcaagtaaagattaatattccactcttgGATGCCATACAACAAGTGCCTTCGtatacaaaatttttgaagGACTTGTGCACAGTGAAGATGAAGCTAAATGTAAAGAATAAAGCTTTCCTAATGGAGCAAGTCAGTGCATTGATATTGAGCGAGACTCCTAAGAAGTTTGGAGATCCCGGCTCTCCcaacatttccattatgattt TTTCAGTGTATGAGCAGTTGGGATTATGTGAACTAAAAAACACATCCATCAAGGTACAGTTATCTGACAGATCAGTCAAGGCACCGAGGGGTATTGTTGAGAATGTGCTGGTCcag CCAGCCACTGCTATTTACCAGGCCTCTATCATCCTTGGATGCCAATTCCTTGCTACCTCCAATACACTGATAAATTGTCGAAGTGGAGTACTGAAACTCACATTCGGGAATATGACAttagaaatgaatgttttcaaTACTTGCAAGATACTTGGTGATTGCAACGAGTCAGAGGTGCATGTTGTTGAAGTGATTTCAGAGtttgaagaaataaagagagaggccTACGATAATTCCCACTTGGCGAAGGAGCGAATGAAAGCTTTGCATGACAAGAAGATCCATGACAAACATCTTGTCCTTGATCCGAAAGTTCTCCTCTACAATTCAAGACTACATCTCTTTCCCAGAAAGCCAGAATCTCGATGGAAGGGGCCGTACATTGTAAAGAAGGTTCATCCTCACGGGGCGGTAGACATTGTCAATCCGAAAAATGAAAATAGCTTCACTGTCAATGGACAACGTCTAAAGACATTTTTGAAGATCTTTGATCCACACGAAAAGATCTTGCTTGTGCAAGATTCCAGTgaagtgttttga
- the LOC108987622 gene encoding patatin-like protein 2 produces the protein MEKTTPIQPHDQHPTCRNLTTILSIDGGGIRGIIPAAILAFLESQLQELDGKEARLADYFDVIAGTSTGGLVTAMLATPNENNRPLFDAKDIKPFYLEHGPRIFPQYSGLFGAIRKIFRSLTGPKYDGKYLHGVLTEKLGETRLDSTLTNVVIPTFDIKHLQPTIFSSHEAKKDPCLNARLSDICIGTSAAPTYLPAHHFSHRNGDGNFSKFNLIDGGVVANNPALVAINQVTKQILDENPDFFPTKSTDYGQFLVISIGTGSGKIEKRYNAKMAAKWGLLNWLIHGGSVPLVDVFTQASSDMVDLNLAVVFQALHSEENYLRIQDDTLTGTAASVDDSTIENLNKLVEIGERLLKKHVSRVNLQTGLFEPVKHCGTNEEALRLLAKKLSQERKCREGKLAYKENLKVDQAATHL, from the exons atgGAAAAAACAACGCCGATTCAGCCTCATGATCAGCACCCAACATGCAGGAACTTGACCACAATCCTAAGCATTGATGGGGGTGGTATCAGGGGGATCATCCCTGCTGCCATACTTGCTTTCCTTGAATCACAACTTCAG GAGTTGGATGGAAAGGAAGCTAGACTTGCAGACTATTTTGACGTGATTGCAGGAACGAGCACAGGGGGTCTTGTTACCGCCATGTTAGCTACTCCAAATGAAAATAATCGACCTCTCTTTGATGCTAAGGATATCAAACCCTTCTATCTCGAGCATGGTCCTCGAATTTTCCCACAGTACAG TGGCTTATTCGGAGCAATCAGAAAAATATTCAGATCTCTGACAGGACCAAAGTATGACGGGAAATACCTCCATGGGGTTCTAACGGAGAAACTAGGGGAAACTCGGTTGGATAGCACATTGACCAATGTTGTTATACCAACATTTGATATCAAGCACCTGCAACCAACCATTTTCTCATCACATGAg GCCAAAAAGGACCCTTGTTTGAATGCTCGACTGTCTGACATATGTATTGGCACGTCGGCAGCTCCAACTTATCTTCCTGCTCACCACTTCAGCCACCGAAACGGTGATGGAAATTTTAGTAAATTCAATCTTATAGATGGTGGTGTTGTTGCAAACAATCCG GCTCTTGTTGCCATAAACCAAGTAACCAAACAGATCCTTGATGAAAATCCtgatttctttccaaccaaatccACAGACTACGGTCAATTTCTGGTGATCTCAATAGGAACAGGCTCAGgaaagatagagaaaagataCAACGCTAAAATGGCGGCCAAATGGGGCCTTCTGAATTGGTTAATTCATGGAGGTTCAGTTCCATTAGTGGATGTGTTTACTCAAGCAAGTTCAGATATGGTTGACTTGAATCTAGCTGTAGTTTTCCAAGCCCTTCATTCAGAAGAGAATTACCTTAGAATTCAA GATGACACATTGACTGGAACAGCAGCTTCAGTTGATGACTCTACGATTGAGAACTTGAACAAACTTGTAGAGATCGGGGAGAGACTATTGAAGAAACATGTATCAAGGGTGAATTTGCAGACGGGTTTGTTCGAACCAGTCAAACATTGTGGCACAAATGAGGAGGCTTTGAGACT CTTAGCAAAAAAGCTTTCGCAAGAAAGAAAGTGTCGAGAAGGAAAACTTGCATACAAGGAGAATCTGAAAGTTGATCAAGCCGCTACTCATCTTTAA